One genomic segment of Anticarsia gemmatalis isolate Benzon Research Colony breed Stoneville strain chromosome Z, ilAntGemm2 primary, whole genome shotgun sequence includes these proteins:
- the LOC142986531 gene encoding uncharacterized protein LOC142986531: MNLLHLAYIIGSSIPYHVLFAHAQGGATPHRPPGVPYACKPAEVRRLLCITCKYSLNDKAAAAAAVGSLVGRAIPASCRPHEHRYFMLRLRRVCQFKSEDSYNKKQLLKILFESEHSHDTWELVTMVRSSRNGYNRRDIIWLVTRLQFQWIALVLKPILDAWKRTRRQRIDHPRREMNINVPNVGRARPTANRTVRQLALEANRDYLGDNVASLAVARAGLDGRNVRRRTVSLKYIRRRILRASPPNEDRECDKIGPQASSDRGNNRGSSRSAEAGPSGTGPGTRRIAPVTSQLTLLQMANFRFGVGGSKHGRLASVTTPPTARVTFAETPTFSLDGLTAAPASSQPNDEHLRDGGASAPAASQPNTTVSGVREAKPAPSTSGSTTTFEIDEFE; this comes from the exons ATGAACTTATTACACCTGGCATATATTATCGGCTCGTCTATTCCTTATCATGTACTCTTTGCACATGCGCAAGGGGGTGCAACGCCACACCGCCCGCCCGGCGTCCCTTACGCCTGCAAGCCAGCGGAGGTGCGTCGGCTGCTGTGCATTACGTGCAAATATTCTCTAAACg ACAAAGCCGCGGCAGCCGCAGCGGTTGGTTCCCTGGTTGGACGTGCCATTCCAGCATCATGCCGCCCTCACG AACATCGCTACTTTATGCTGAGGCTTCGCAGAGTTTGTCAATTCAAATCTGAAGACAGttacaacaaaaaacaattgttgaaaatattgtttgagaGCGAGCACTCGCATGATACATGGGAACTAGTAACCATGGTGCG GTCTTCCCGCAACGGTTATAATCGGCGGGACATAATTTGGTTAGTGACCCGGCTGCAGTTTCAATG GATAGCGTTGGTACTTAAACCTATCCTGGATGCATGGAAGCGGACTAGGCGACAAAGAATCGATCATCCCAGGAGAGAGATGAACATTAATGTGCCGAATGTCGGCAGAGCTCGCCCTACAGCCAATCGAACTGTCAGGCAACTTGCACTGGAAGCTAACAGAGATTATCTTGGTGACAACGTGGCTAGTTTGGCCGTTGCGAGAGCTGGCCTGGACGGAAGAAATGTTCGTCGCAGAACAGTTTCTCTAAAGTATATTAGACGACGAATCTTACGTGCTTCACCTCCTAACGAAGACCGAGAATGTGACAAAATAGGACCACAAGCCTCCTCCGATAGAGGAAACAACAGGGGAAGTAGCCGATCTGCTGAAGCGGGCCCTTCCGGAACAGGTCCGGGAACCCGCAGAATCGCCCCGGTGACTAGTCAACTTACTCTATTACAAATGGCCAATTTTAGGTTTGGAGTCGGAGGCAGCAAGCATGGTAGACTCGCCTCGGTGACTACCCCGCCCACAGCTCGCGTGACCTTTGCCGAAACCCCGACATTCTCCCTCGATGGCCTCACGGCTGCCCCTGCGTCTAGCCAGCCTAACGACGAACACTTGAGAGATGGCGGAGCATCTGCCCCGGCGGCCAGCCAACCTAATACAACTGTTAGCGGAGTACGCGAAGCCAAGCCTGCCCCGAGCACCTCCGGTTCCACAACGACTTTTGAAATAGATGAATTCGAGTAA